In Alkalihalobacterium alkalinitrilicum, a genomic segment contains:
- a CDS encoding AAA family ATPase — translation MANVRERLSGAIDNIEKVVVGKRKEVELSIVALLSGGHVLLEDVPGVGKTMMVKAIAKTLGAEFKRIQFTPDLLPSDVTGVSIYNQKTMSFEFRPGPIMANIVLADEINRTSPKTQAALLESLEEGHVTIDGDTIPLRKPFFVMATQNPIEYSGTYPLPEAQLDRFLFKLKLGYPSFAEELDVLERIEKGHPIEKLETVISLEEVIEIQHKVKEIYVDELVKNYILSIVNETRTNPGIRLGVSPRGSIAIMKAAQAYAYIQGRDYVIPDDIKFLAPFTFSHRILLKTDMSMAKMTSEQVIKNMLEKIPVPTAKKEAAR, via the coding sequence ATGGCTAACGTGAGAGAGCGACTTTCAGGAGCGATAGATAATATTGAAAAAGTTGTAGTAGGAAAACGAAAAGAAGTCGAACTAAGTATTGTTGCACTTCTGTCTGGTGGGCATGTTCTATTAGAGGATGTTCCAGGGGTCGGAAAAACAATGATGGTAAAAGCGATCGCTAAAACACTCGGAGCAGAATTTAAGAGAATACAATTTACCCCTGATTTATTACCGTCAGATGTTACTGGCGTATCCATATATAATCAGAAAACGATGAGTTTTGAATTTCGCCCAGGGCCGATTATGGCAAATATCGTTCTGGCAGATGAGATTAACCGTACGTCTCCGAAAACACAAGCAGCATTACTTGAATCGCTAGAAGAGGGGCATGTTACGATTGATGGGGATACCATTCCTTTAAGAAAACCTTTTTTCGTTATGGCTACTCAAAATCCAATAGAGTATTCGGGGACGTATCCGTTACCAGAAGCACAGCTTGATCGTTTTTTGTTTAAGTTAAAGTTAGGGTATCCTTCCTTTGCTGAAGAGCTAGATGTTCTAGAACGGATCGAAAAAGGTCATCCCATTGAAAAACTCGAAACCGTCATCTCACTAGAAGAAGTGATTGAAATTCAACATAAAGTGAAAGAGATTTATGTAGATGAATTAGTCAAAAACTATATTTTGAGTATTGTAAACGAAACACGTACGAATCCGGGAATTCGTTTAGGTGTTAGTCCACGTGGTTCCATAGCGATTATGAAAGCAGCGCAAGCTTATGCTTATATACAAGGAAGAGACTATGTCATTCCTGATGATATTAAATTTTTAGCGCCATTTACTTTCTCTCATCGGATTCTACTAAAAACAGATATGAGTATGGCGAAAATGACATCTGAACAAGTGATAAAAAATATGTTAGAGAAAATTCCTGTTCCTACTGCTAAAAAGGAAGCGGCTCGATGA
- a CDS encoding CoA transferase: protein MGILSGLKILDFSTLLPGTFATMMLADMGAEAVKVETLPVRWKIEYSSLDST, encoded by the coding sequence GTGGGAATTTTATCAGGATTAAAAATTTTAGATTTTTCAACGCTTTTGCCAGGGACTTTTGCTACGATGATGCTTGCTGATATGGGAGCGGAAGCTGTTAAAGTTGAAACGCTTCCAGTAAGATGGAAAATCGAGTATTCAAGTCTCGACTCCACCTGA
- a CDS encoding acyl-CoA dehydrogenase family protein: MPKKTPYKCEEEITLFRVSIEAFAKKRNRRRLQQVGRGWASSERAVEKVRKSRISFVDIPEKYGGLGASLHFSASIVDEFSRLGYHSISGNLSVHSNIVAHYLLTLVRKNKRLITYQKWLLENL, translated from the coding sequence TTGCCTAAAAAAACTCCTTACAAATGTGAAGAAGAAATTACGTTATTCAGAGTATCTATTGAAGCTTTTGCAAAAAAAAGAAATAGAAGACGATTACAGCAAGTGGGAAGAGGATGGGCTTCTTCCGAGAGAGCTGTGGAGAAAGTTAGGAAAAGCAGGATTTCTTTTGTTGATATTCCAGAGAAATACGGTGGTTTAGGAGCATCATTGCATTTTTCAGCTAGTATCGTAGATGAATTCAGCAGACTTGGATATCATTCTATTTCTGGTAATTTATCTGTTCACTCGAACATCGTTGCCCATTATCTTTTAACTCTGGTACGGAAGAACAAAAGGCTCATTACTTACCAAAAATGGCTGCTGGAGAATTTGTAG